ATAAAGTAGTCTTTAGCGACGAAATTATTTCGTCGCTATTGTCCACTTCTAGTGATGAATTTATGTTTCGTCACAAAAAGTGGTCTTTAGCGACGAAATAATTTCGTCGCTAAAATACCACTATAAATACTCCCAAACAAAGCTCCCACCCtcagcaaaacaaaaaactgagAAACTcacgctaaaaaaaaaagagagaaacccacgctcaaaaaaaaaaaaaagagaaacccaGGTCTCTGTCGACGCCATCTCCGTCTCCGGCCTGAACTTCACCAAAACCCAGGTCTCCGTCGACGCCATCTTCGAAATCCAAGTCTATTATGACGACGTTGAAGCCGTCGCCGTTGAGAACTATTACGACGACTTTGAAGCCGTCGCCGTCAAGAACTATTACGACGACTTTGAACCCGTCGCCGTCAAGAACTATTACGACGACGTTGAAGCCGTCGCCGTCGAGATCTATTACGACGACGTTGAAGCCGTCGCCGTCGAGATCTATTACGACGACGTTGAAGCCGTCGCCCTCGAGATCTATTACGACGACGTTGAAGCCGTCGCTGTCGAGATCTATTACGACGACGTTGAAGCCGTCGTCGTTGCCGTTGAAGCTGTCGCCGATGTCGGAGTTCTGCCGTCGTCTCACTGGCTGTTCACCGCTGGTATacatttctctttccttttttttttttttttttggttgctctCTGTTTTTTCAATTCTCCTTGTgcgatgttttttttttttcttggcttGATAGCTAGTTGTGGTGGATTGGGTAGGCTTGGTTGTGGTAAAATGCCCATTGTTGGTTGTTTTTCCAATTCATTGCTCTTTGTATGTAAAATGCAATGCTTTTTGAGAATGCTACATAgctgtttgatgaaatgcttgAGAGGGATATGACCATTAGAGGGGTTGGTTGTTTGGTAGGATTTTAGATGGGTTTGAAATTTCTTGATAATAGTTCTAGTTTATTTTGATGCATTTCTAATAACTTAATCTTTTTGAgtatattattatgatgaatCTGTTGATGAGAATTTACTTTGGCACCATATGGTTGTGAGCTAATTGGTGGGAGAACAGGCTGGGCTACTATTATTAACTATTTACTTGGCTCTTCTATAGTGAATGTGGTATATGTAGTGTAGTTAGATGATTAATAAGTGAGCTTGATTGTTTCATATAAGCTAatggaaattaaaaatgaaacaaacGTTAAATTTGGGACTTAAAATTACTGTACATATCAAGTGAGGTGATTTTGTTCTCTAGTATAATATCATGTCATTCTTTTAATGATTTGcgaaagaaaatttgaaaaagcaGTGGCTGTATTACATTTGGTGGTTCAAAAGGTAACActggttttttaaattttcttcttctaaatgGTTCAAGTGAGGTGATTGATGATTTCGTAAGAGCTATTCATTATAAAGACTGAAGTACTTATaagtttaacttttcttttgcagGCTAAATTCACATTGTTTGCaataactttggattttttctgaaagttgtaagcttagcttgagcaaagtaagtaaattttagttgaaaaccttataaaactttatacttgtgatgttggaaattggattagtggtggtatgttgtgttggagcaagcgggtggcttgcatggtgttataaggtggtttaaatacatattgggagtgtttttagtttcttgaaaCTGTGAATGGAACTTGTTAATTAGATATGatgaatattactttattcgatttcaatacttgtaagcactctatacttgtgatgtttgtgattggttttgtagTGGGTTGTTgtattggagcaagcgggtggcttgcatggtgctATAAGgttgtttaaattcatattgggagtgtttttagtttcttgaaaATGTGAATGGAACTTATTAATTAGATATGatgaatattactttattcgatttcaatacttgtaagcactctatacttgtgatgtttgtgattggttttgtggtgggttgttatattggagcaagcgggtggcttgcatggtgctATAAGgttgtttaaattcatattgggagtgtttttagtttcttgaaaATGTGAATGGAACTTGTTAATTAGATATGatgaatattactttattcgatttcaatacttgtaagcactctatacttgtgatgtttgtgattgattttatggtgggttgttgtattggagcaagcgggtggcttgcatggtgttataaggttgtttaaattcatattgggagtgtttttagtttcttgaaaATGTGAATGGAACTTGTTAATTAGATATGataaatattactttattcgatttcaatacttgtaagcgctctatacttgtgatgtttgtgattgattttgtggtgggttgttgtattggagcaagcgggtggcttgcatggtgctATAAGgttgtttaaattcatattgggagtgtttttagtttcttgaaaatgtgaatgaaacttgttaattagatatgatgaatattattttattcgatttcaatacttgtaagcactctatacttgtgatgtttgtgattggttttgtggtgggttgttgtattggagcaagcgggtggcttgcatggtgctATAAGgttgtttaaattcatattgggagtgtttttagtttcttgaaaATGTGAATGGAACTTGTTAATTAGATATGatgaatattattttattcgatttcaatacttgtaagcactctatacttgtgatgtttgtgattggtttttgtggtggcttgcatggtgttataaggtggtttaaattcatattggaaGTGCATATTTGTGTGTGCAACgtatatttgtttaagtattaataTAGACTTGTGCATTCATGAATGTGATAGAACTTTATCTCAGTGGCTTATAGACTTAGATGTTAGAATACATTATGCATGAGTTGTCCTTATTTTACTAAAGTAGGATTCATTTTATAATTGTAGTCAAACATGGATAAAAGTTGGATGACAATGGGTGAGACACCCGATGGCAGATTAAGTCATCCATATATTGAAGGGGTGaatgcatttattaattttgcaaGAGCGGTTGTGGACTTGAGTGGTAATATTCCGTGTTCGTGTATTCACTGTGTGAATTGCTATCGACAATCTCCTCAAATTGTGCGTATCCATTTGCTTCATCGTGGAATTATGCAATCTTATATTAATTGGTATAATCATGGAGAACCTCGTGTATTGAACGAGAACATTCATGATAATTAAATGTCGGATGGTGATCATATGGATGGTATCGATGCCTTGGTAGATGACCGAATTAGAGGGGAACCAAGAAATGCAACCGAAGATGAGGAGATGCGTCATTTTGacaaacttgaggaagatgcaAAACGTGAGTTGTATCCGGGTTGCACTGATTATAGTATCTTGAAGTTTGTTATTAAGATGTTGAATGTAAAAGTAATGACTAACTTGAGTAATAAGGGACTTGATATGATGCTAGAATTGCTGACAAAGGTTTTACCGAAAGGTAACTTGGTTCCAAGGTCAACTTATGAAGCAAAGAAGATATTACGTGACTTGAGCATGTCATACGAGCATATAGATGCATGCAAAAATGATTGTGCATTATtttggaaggaaaatgaaaatcttGATAAATGTCCGGTGTGTGAGGTGCCTAGGTACAAAGATACACGTACCCAAGGTAAGAAGATTCCTCATAAAGTATTGCGTTACTTTCCGTTGACACCGAGATTGAGGAGATTGTACATGTCAAGCCAAAGAGCTAAGGACATGAGATGGTATATAGACAAACGTGTGGACGATGGGATAATGAGGCATCCGGCTGATAGTGAGGAGTGGAAGGAATTTGATTTGCAACATCCTGATTTTGCCCTCGAACCTCGCAATGTAAGGTTAGGGTTGGCTACAGATGGATTTAATCCTTTTGGGAATATGAACAATAATTATAGTATGTGGCCTGTCATACTTATCCCCTATAATTTACCGCCTTGGTTGGTTATGAAGGAGCCATATTTTATGTTGTCCTTGCTTATTCTCGGTCCCCATCAACCGGGGAATGATATTGATATTTACTTGAAACCATTGGTTGATGAGTTGAAGGAGTTGTGGGAAGAAGGTGTAGAAACTTATGATGCTTATAGTAAAGAGCATTTTCAGATGCGTGCAACTTTGTTGTGGACAATACATGACTATCCTGGATTTGGTAACATATCCGGGTGGAGGACAAAGGGTTATCATTCTTGTTACACTTGCAACGATCAACCATATTCAGAAGCTTTGGAAAGTAAAATTGGATTCATTAATCATCGAGCTTATTTACCTATGGAACATCGTTGGAGACATAGTCGGTTGCATAATGGTTTACCAGAGAAACGGAAGAGATCTTTAGAGTTACAAGTGGGAAAGATACAAGAGCAACTAGATAGAAtgccaaatataattttaggaaagCATCCAAGTAACAAGAAGAGACAACTCATTGGGGAGCCAAATTGGTCAAAGGTAAGTATTTTGTACAAGCTTCCATACTGGAAAAATAAGAAGCTTAAGCACAACATTGATGTCATGCATGTGGAGAAGAACATTAGTGAGAGTACTTATGGTACTTTGTTGGGCATTGAGGGGAAAAATAAGGACACTGATAAGGCACGGATAGACTTGCAAAATATGAACTTCAGGCACACGTTGCATTTGAAACAACGTCCTGATGGATCATATGACAAGCCTCGGGCTTTCTTTTCATTAAGCCCCAATGAAAGAGATGGTTTTTATGACTTTTTGAAATCAGTTAAGTATCTGGATGGCTATGCAGCCAACATATCAAGGTCAGTGAAAGCAAAAAATGGTAGATTATCTGGTTTGAAAAGCCACGACTGTCATGTGCTACTACAACGAATTCTTTCAATTGGGTTGCGAGGGTTTGCAGATAAAGACATTAGTATTGTATTGTTTGAGTTGGGCAACTTCTTCCAAGACTTATGCTCAAGGACCCTAAAGCGGAGTGAATTGGAGAAACTAGAAGAACGTATAGTTCTTATACTATGCAAGCTTGAGAGGTTCTTGCCTCCAGCATTCTTTGATGTTATGGTCCACCTTGCTGTTCACTTGCCTAGAGAAGCAATTCTAGGAGGCTCGGTACAATATCGGTGGATGTATCCAATTGAAAGGTAATTAGATCCTTTGATGCATTCATCAATTGCATATTTCCCACGTGGTATAAAATCACATTCTGTGCGTATTTTTTCCTCGTAGGTAtcttggaaaattgaaaagatacGTTTCCAACCGAGCTTGACCAGAAAGTTCGATTGCAGAGGCTTACATTCTTAAAGAATGTATTAACAACTGGTCTTTGTATATTGATGGGATCGAAACTGTTCATAAtcgaagaaaaagaaatgaagatttTGGTGAATCTAGCGAAggattgatagttttttcacaGACTGCCCGACCTACAGGTGGTAGGCGAAATTATGGCAACTTCTCTCGTGCATTGCTTGATACTGCTCATTGGTACTTGTTGTACAATAGTCCTGAGCTAGAGCCTTATTTAAAGTATGTGATTTCATATGCATATattgtttaatcaatttttgAATATTATCTATAATGCTTAACTGAAAATAAATCATCTTATTTTTAACAGCGAACACAAAAGCACATTGCATAATCCTACTAGAGAAGCCATAACTCAAATTCAACGACAAGAGTTTCCTAAGTGGTTTAGAGAACGTGTAAgacatttgaaatttaatcacgcactaataaatttaaacatttaattgtattcgtcattgcttattactaattaatatcACTTGTTGTATATCATTATAGATGAATAGATTGAAAGTTAACGATTCATCAGAAGCTACTAAACAGTTATGGTCATTAGCAAATGGTCCTAAACCGTATGTGAAGGAATACACAGTTTGTATGGTCAATGGTGTAAAGTTCCATACAAGGGACTTAGACAATCGTCGTGTAACCCAAAACAGTGGTGTATGTACCGAAGGAGACCATGAGGGAGAAATGCACGATTTCTATGGTCATGTGTGCAAAATTTGGGAATTAGAGTATATGTTTCGCCATAAAGTTGTTTTGTTTCAGTGTGAATGGTACAATACTGGTACCAATGGTCGAAGGAGAACGATATGAACCGATGCACACTGCACAAGCATTGATGTTACAAGTCGATGGTATCAAAATGATCCTTTTATACTTCCTAGTCAAGCGAAACAGGTTTTCTACCTTCAAGATACGAAATTGCGTGACCCTTGGAAAATTGTGCAATACATCCAACATAGGGGAGTGTTTGATGTCTCGGAAGTCGAAGGCGGAGAATCCAATGATAATATAGAAGATAGTGACGCATTCCAACAAGAAACAATTGTTGATGTTGTCCCTATCAATGTTGAAGACAATATTATTGAGTATTGTATGGGTGATGTTGAAACTGAGGTTCTTCCTGAAGGTGAAACTTCAAGAGATGCTAATGAAAATGAAGAGCACGACATACCTGATGTTGATCTtgatatgaattatgatatGTAGAGTTATAACAATTGTCTTAAATGTTATGTGCTTGTCTTAAAGTTTTATACttgttttaaagttttatgCTTGTCTATGTTGCAATTGTTATTGAGATATTTTGTGCTTATCTTAAACTTGATATGGATATTAATATGGTCATTTGTTGTGTTGAGTTAGTAGCAATTGTGGTCAAATTTTGCACTTGTGCATTGCTTGATATGGATAATGATGTGAACTATAATGTTAAGTTAGTAGCAATTATACTTATCTTTCATGTCAATacatagtttcaaaaaatgcccaaaaagGCCAAATACACTTACAATATACCGAGGTATGAGATGGCAAGATTGGATAGAATGAGGCAAAACCAAGAGATAATTGATGCTTTGGGATTGAAGCATATCTCAACTTCTCTAAAGGATTCCGCTCAGTCCAATTgtgcaaaaaggaaaagaagtagAGCTAGTGTTGTGGtagatgatgattatgtacCACCTATTGGTGACGATGAAAATGATGTTGAGTCATCTAACTCTTTAATCCATAAGGTACAATAGATGTTCCATAGGGTACAATAGATAATAACTTTGTCGTTCTATTATTTATAATGACTTTGTTGTTCCATTATATGTATGTTTGTTAGTTACAGATGGCACCAGGACGACTTACATGCTCGCGATGTGAGGCATCTATCCCGGTGGTCCAATCTACGGTTCAATCTACGGAAACACCTCTTGAAGCAAATCCTCTTGTCCAAAGTTCTTCTAATGCAGAGGCTACCGATGCATTAACTAGCACAACTGGTAATTACATAAAACATACTTAATTATAACTGCACCTTGTCTTTACTATTGAGATTATACTTAATGTACATAGaatgtattattttataacattgataatttttaaataggATCTACTAGCAGAAATATCCGTGGAACAACACGTGGTGTAGCAGTACGGGCACTTGTTGAAAAAAGTGGTAAACTGCCAGTACGTATAGCTGTAGAGTATGATGCTCCTGTTGGGAAGAATGCGTGCAAGCTTGTCAATCAAATTGGTGTACAAGTACGAAGTAATTTGTC
The sequence above is drawn from the Quercus robur chromosome 7, dhQueRobu3.1, whole genome shotgun sequence genome and encodes:
- the LOC126691091 gene encoding uncharacterized protein LOC126691091; this translates as MSDGDHMDGIDALVDDRIRGEPRNATEDEEMRHFDKLEEDAKRELYPGCTDYSILKFVIKMLNVKVMTNLSNKGLDMMLELLTKVLPKGNLVPRSTYEAKKILRDLSMSYEHIDACKNDCALFWKENENLDKCPVCEVPRYKDTRTQGKKIPHKVLRYFPLTPRLRRLYMSSQRAKDMRWYIDKRVDDGIMRHPADSEEWKEFDLQHPDFALEPRNVRLGLATDGFNPFGNMNNNYSMWPVILIPYNLPPWLVMKEPYFMLSLLILGPHQPGNDIDIYLKPLVDELKELWEEGVETYDAYSKEHFQMRATLLWTIHDYPGFGNISGWRTKGYHSCYTCNDQPYSEALESKIGFINHRAYLPMEHRWRHSRLHNGLPEKRKRSLELQVGKIQEQLDRMPNIILGKHPSNKKRQLIGEPNWSKVSILYKLPYWKNKKLKHNIDVMHVEKNISESTYGTLLGIEGKNKDTDKARIDLQNMNFRHTLHLKQRPDGSYDKPRAFFSLSPNERDGFYDFLKSVKYLDGYAANISRSVKAKNGRLSGLKSHDCHVLLQRILSIGLRGFADKDISIVLFELGNFFQDLCSRTLKRSELEKLEERIVLILCKLERFLPPAFFDVMVHLAVHLPREAILGGSVQYRWMYPIER